A single region of the Triticum dicoccoides isolate Atlit2015 ecotype Zavitan chromosome 2B, WEW_v2.0, whole genome shotgun sequence genome encodes:
- the LOC119367415 gene encoding transcription initiation factor TFIID subunit 11-like, which yields MAAGSAFRVAVLAAVLLVPFLGPPAVEAQLGQVRKYCGSQFALASQACAILPPTSPEHRHQDDEDDDDDDEDEDEDEDEDDDEDDKGGGGGGGDKGGGGGGGGGGGGGGGGDDSGGGGGGGNATSLITADPDVLHVAVARNGTVRAGHRRTRRTRRRRRHHHRRRRRRRGRHVGEGEDEGEGGEDEDEDEDEDDEKDDDDEDEDEDEDDDDDDDDDDEEDEHRAYRDCCRWLKEVEPGCVCESLLHLPMFLVKPQHKYTVRVGKTCEITYRCGGGRAM from the coding sequence ATGGCAGCCGGCTCGGCGTTTCGCGTGGCGGTGCTCGCAGCCGTCCTGCTGGTCCCTTTCCTCGGCCCGCCGGCCGTGGAGGCGCAGCTCGGGCAGGTGAGGAAGTACTGCGGCAGCCAGTTCGCCCTCGCCAGCCAGGCGTGCGCCATCCTCCCGCCCACCAGCCCGGAGCACCGCCACcaggacgacgaggatgatgacgacgacgacgaggacgaggacgaggacgaggatgaggacgacgatgaagacgacaaggggggcggcggcggtggaggcgacaaggggggtggcggcggtggaggcggaggaggaggtgggggcggGGGAGGTGATGatagtggtggcggcggcggcggtggcaacgCGACGTCGCTGATCACGGCCGACCCTGATGTGCTCCACGTGGCTGTAGCCCGCAACGGCACTGTCCGTGCCGGCCACCGTCGCACTAGGCGGACTCGTCGcaggcgccgccaccaccaccgccgtcgtcgccgccgccgcggacGCCACGTGGGCGAGGGGGAGGACGAAGGCGAGGgcggcgaggacgaggacgaggatgaggacgaggacgacgagaaggacgacgacgacgaggacgaggacgaggacgaggacgatgacgacgatgacgacgacgacgatgaggaggacgagCACCGCGCGTACCGGGACTGCTGCCGGTGGCTGAAGGAGGTGGAGCCCGGGTGCGTGTGCGAGTCGCTGCTCCACCTGCCCATGTTCCTCGTCAAGCCGCAGCACAAGTACACCGTCCGGGTCGGCAAGACCTGCGAGATCACCTACCGCTGCGGCGGCGGCCGCGCCATGTAG